A genomic segment from Tachypleus tridentatus isolate NWPU-2018 unplaced genomic scaffold, ASM421037v1 Hic_cluster_2, whole genome shotgun sequence encodes:
- the LOC143243334 gene encoding uncharacterized protein LOC143243334 isoform X2, which translates to MVKFFFKTLLFMALYAVITAVPGHIKLKSENIILGAPQVIPCVPDNYKIKCYTFDVFRYYWFGPYGVIETDDEKIRVNKATGDLMIDKFDISDAGAYKCIIEYSRNWEIKAHKPISITHFLEDPSQTETEEETYVPSPRKTPSMLEYPIPLVTAAVGVPLLFISLSVIIWKCNSCGCEAVKSANTEDHTNKDDRTKIKYSLVPQKDEDQTVIRNEKRKCKSVKEKRAKKFRIFIFLKEKERQMFLLTGRTSKIVMSQMK; encoded by the exons ATGGTGAAGTTCTTTTTCAAAACATTGCTTTTTATGGCATTATATGCTGTAATAACAGCAGTGCCTGGGCACATAAAACTTAAATCTGAAAATATTATACTTGGCGCCCCACAGGTTATTCCATGTGTCCCTGACAACTATAAGATCAAATGTTATACCTTTGATGTTTTCAGGTATTATTGGTTTGGCCCATACGGTGTAATAGAAACAGATGACGAGAAAATTCGGGTAAACAAAGCCACGGGTGATTTGATGATtgataaatttgatatttctgaTGCCGGTGCTTATAAGTGCATTATTGAATACTCAAGAAACTGGGAGATAAAAGCACACAAACCAATTTCCATCACTCATTTCTTGGAAG ATCCAAGTCAAACAGAAACGGAGGAAGAAACATACGTTCCTTCTCCAAGGAAAA caccatccatgtTAGAATATCCGATTCCATTGGTAACTGCTGCAGTAGGAGTACCACTATTGTTCATTTCTTTAAG tgtcattatttggaagtgCAATTCTTGTGGATGTGAAGCAGTAAAATCAGCTAACACAGAAgaccatacaaataaagatgacagaacaaaaattaaatattcacttgtaccaCAAAAAGATGAAGATCAGACTGTTATTAGAAAcgagaagagaaaatgtaaaagtgtaaaagagaagagggccaaaaagttcagaattttcatcttcctaaa agagaaagaaaggcAAATGTTTTTACTAACAGGAAGGACATCCAAAATAGTAATGTctcaaatgaaataa
- the LOC143243334 gene encoding uncharacterized protein LOC143243334 isoform X3 → MTILINFYKDVKACVQPSENHQCPEGFTLRNNLCYPSQTETEEETYVPSPRKTPSMLEYPIPLVTAAVGVPLLFISLSVIIWKCNSCGCEAVKSANTEDHTNKDDRTKIKYSLVPQKDEDQTVIRNEKRKCKSVKEKRAKKFRIFIFLKEKERQMFLLTGRTSKIVMSQMK, encoded by the exons catgcGTACAACCTAGTGAAAACCACCAATGTCCTGAAGGATTCACACTGAGAAATAACCTGTGTT ATCCAAGTCAAACAGAAACGGAGGAAGAAACATACGTTCCTTCTCCAAGGAAAA caccatccatgtTAGAATATCCGATTCCATTGGTAACTGCTGCAGTAGGAGTACCACTATTGTTCATTTCTTTAAG tgtcattatttggaagtgCAATTCTTGTGGATGTGAAGCAGTAAAATCAGCTAACACAGAAgaccatacaaataaagatgacagaacaaaaattaaatattcacttgtaccaCAAAAAGATGAAGATCAGACTGTTATTAGAAAcgagaagagaaaatgtaaaagtgtaaaagagaagagggccaaaaagttcagaattttcatcttcctaaa agagaaagaaaggcAAATGTTTTTACTAACAGGAAGGACATCCAAAATAGTAATGTctcaaatgaaataa
- the LOC143243334 gene encoding uncharacterized protein LOC143243334 isoform X1 yields the protein MVKFFFKTLLFMALYAVITAVPGHIKLKSENIILGAPQVIPCVPDNYKIKCYTFDVFRYYWFGPYGVIETDDEKIRVNKATGDLMIDKFDISDAGAYKCIIEYSRNWEIKAHKPISITHFLEACVQPSENHQCPEGFTLRNNLCYPSQTETEEETYVPSPRKTPSMLEYPIPLVTAAVGVPLLFISLSVIIWKCNSCGCEAVKSANTEDHTNKDDRTKIKYSLVPQKDEDQTVIRNEKRKCKSVKEKRAKKFRIFIFLKEKERQMFLLTGRTSKIVMSQMK from the exons ATGGTGAAGTTCTTTTTCAAAACATTGCTTTTTATGGCATTATATGCTGTAATAACAGCAGTGCCTGGGCACATAAAACTTAAATCTGAAAATATTATACTTGGCGCCCCACAGGTTATTCCATGTGTCCCTGACAACTATAAGATCAAATGTTATACCTTTGATGTTTTCAGGTATTATTGGTTTGGCCCATACGGTGTAATAGAAACAGATGACGAGAAAATTCGGGTAAACAAAGCCACGGGTGATTTGATGATtgataaatttgatatttctgaTGCCGGTGCTTATAAGTGCATTATTGAATACTCAAGAAACTGGGAGATAAAAGCACACAAACCAATTTCCATCACTCATTTCTTGGAAG catgcGTACAACCTAGTGAAAACCACCAATGTCCTGAAGGATTCACACTGAGAAATAACCTGTGTT ATCCAAGTCAAACAGAAACGGAGGAAGAAACATACGTTCCTTCTCCAAGGAAAA caccatccatgtTAGAATATCCGATTCCATTGGTAACTGCTGCAGTAGGAGTACCACTATTGTTCATTTCTTTAAG tgtcattatttggaagtgCAATTCTTGTGGATGTGAAGCAGTAAAATCAGCTAACACAGAAgaccatacaaataaagatgacagaacaaaaattaaatattcacttgtaccaCAAAAAGATGAAGATCAGACTGTTATTAGAAAcgagaagagaaaatgtaaaagtgtaaaagagaagagggccaaaaagttcagaattttcatcttcctaaa agagaaagaaaggcAAATGTTTTTACTAACAGGAAGGACATCCAAAATAGTAATGTctcaaatgaaataa